In Deinococcus sp. Leaf326, a single genomic region encodes these proteins:
- a CDS encoding DinB family protein produces MTTQTREVPAAITFAGFQDHWLGHRRLTRRVIAAFPEDQLFTFSAAPPMRTFGEMGGELHFVSAMTLDGLLTGEWKEPDWATAPRTQSELLGAWDALSARIEAEFGQIDPATFSRMSALPWGEMPGWAAAIYAVDNEIHHRGQGYVYLRALGTEPPPFYER; encoded by the coding sequence ATGACTACGCAAACCAGAGAAGTGCCCGCCGCCATCACGTTCGCCGGATTCCAGGACCACTGGCTCGGACACCGTCGCCTGACCCGCCGGGTCATCGCCGCCTTTCCCGAGGATCAGCTCTTTACCTTCAGCGCCGCGCCCCCCATGCGGACCTTCGGCGAGATGGGCGGCGAACTGCATTTCGTCAGCGCGATGACCCTGGACGGGCTGCTGACCGGCGAATGGAAGGAACCCGACTGGGCCACCGCTCCCCGTACCCAGTCCGAACTGCTGGGCGCCTGGGACGCGCTGAGCGCGCGGATCGAGGCCGAGTTCGGGCAGATCGATCCGGCGACCTTCAGCCGGATGTCCGCATTGCCCTGGGGCGAGATGCCGGGCTGGGCGGCGGCCATCTACGCGGTGGACAACGAGATTCACCACCGGGGCCAGGGCTACGTGTACCTGCGTGCCCTGGGCACCGAACCGCCCCCCTTCTACGAGCGCTGA
- a CDS encoding carbohydrate binding domain-containing protein, translating to MKTLLCASLLGALLLSACTAQTSPTAQTVWSDEFSGTGLDAAKWTPQIGNGIMSGTEYVAGWGNNELEYYTGRPENVRVENGELVITARRESYSGPAGNVTATFPWTSARLRTAGKFSRAYGKFEIRAKFPRGKGMWPAIWMLPEDPSPYGLWAASGEIDIAEGWGSKPNNVAHTIHYGGQWPNNVYSGTTVDYPNGGAADEWHTYTLEWTPGVLKWLVDGQVTQTKTSWWSAKGAPPAGDADLYPWPAPFDRPFHLLLNLAVGGNFDGNPDATTPDTAEMRVDYVRVWAMPGETASPSPRSETRFPWTPVPARAAQPDGNLVYNESFEWLDSDPRVTADATHLDGVPQSAYWTLYKSDGAVTLSSDAAQGRALRADITNAGGVNYAVQLRQDGLNVEAGKKYEVSFDAWASAPRSMMVKVGGGQDRGFAAYSGEQTVALGTEKKRVTLAFDMKGITDAAARLEFNLGNAGINTVWLDNVSVRAVGEVAGARPPAADGNLLYNAAFSPAVTGDAGIPGVAGSAYWSVWENGTSGLTPSVQDGAVSLKVAHVDPANNWHVQLNQVNVALVAGRKYTLTFTGRADSPRKVGVVVGEQGGSYARYLDASADLTPTAQPYIYTFTSPVTNPSAQLQILGASGQAGDAYTLTFRDFRLAPAN from the coding sequence ATGAAAACGCTGCTCTGCGCCAGCCTGCTGGGCGCCCTGCTCCTGAGTGCCTGCACGGCCCAGACCTCGCCCACCGCCCAGACCGTCTGGAGCGACGAATTCAGTGGAACCGGTCTGGACGCAGCCAAGTGGACCCCCCAGATCGGCAACGGCATCATGTCGGGCACCGAGTACGTGGCTGGCTGGGGCAACAACGAGCTGGAGTACTACACCGGCCGCCCCGAGAACGTGCGGGTCGAGAACGGCGAACTGGTCATCACCGCGCGCCGCGAGAGCTACAGCGGCCCGGCGGGCAACGTCACCGCAACCTTTCCCTGGACCTCGGCGCGGCTGCGCACGGCCGGCAAGTTCAGCCGCGCCTACGGCAAATTCGAGATCCGCGCCAAGTTTCCGCGCGGCAAGGGCATGTGGCCTGCCATCTGGATGCTGCCCGAAGACCCCAGTCCCTACGGCCTCTGGGCGGCCAGCGGTGAAATCGACATCGCCGAGGGTTGGGGCAGCAAGCCCAACAACGTGGCGCACACCATCCACTACGGCGGGCAGTGGCCCAACAACGTCTATTCGGGCACGACCGTCGACTACCCGAACGGGGGCGCGGCGGACGAGTGGCACACCTACACCCTGGAGTGGACGCCCGGCGTCCTGAAGTGGCTGGTCGACGGTCAGGTCACCCAGACGAAGACGAGCTGGTGGAGCGCGAAGGGGGCCCCGCCCGCCGGCGACGCCGACCTGTACCCCTGGCCCGCACCCTTCGACCGGCCGTTCCACCTGCTGCTCAACCTCGCGGTAGGGGGAAATTTCGACGGCAACCCCGACGCCACGACCCCCGACACGGCCGAGATGCGGGTGGACTACGTGCGCGTCTGGGCCATGCCCGGCGAGACGGCCAGCCCCAGCCCGCGTTCCGAGACGCGCTTTCCCTGGACGCCGGTCCCGGCCCGTGCTGCGCAGCCGGACGGCAACCTCGTGTACAACGAGTCCTTCGAGTGGCTAGATAGCGACCCGCGCGTCACCGCCGACGCCACGCACCTCGACGGCGTACCGCAGTCGGCCTACTGGACGCTGTACAAGAGCGACGGTGCCGTGACCCTGAGTAGCGACGCGGCGCAGGGCCGGGCGCTGAGGGCAGACATCACCAACGCGGGCGGCGTGAACTACGCCGTGCAGTTGCGCCAGGACGGTCTGAACGTCGAGGCGGGCAAGAAGTATGAGGTCAGCTTCGACGCCTGGGCCAGCGCGCCACGCTCCATGATGGTCAAGGTCGGCGGCGGCCAGGACCGGGGCTTCGCGGCCTACTCGGGCGAGCAGACGGTGGCGCTGGGCACCGAGAAGAAGCGTGTGACCCTGGCCTTCGATATGAAGGGCATCACCGACGCGGCGGCGCGCCTGGAGTTCAACCTCGGCAACGCGGGCATCAACACGGTCTGGCTCGACAACGTGTCGGTGCGCGCGGTGGGCGAGGTGGCCGGCGCGCGGCCCCCGGCGGCCGACGGCAACCTGCTGTACAACGCGGCCTTCTCGCCGGCCGTGACGGGTGACGCCGGCATTCCCGGTGTGGCGGGCAGCGCCTACTGGTCGGTGTGGGAAAACGGCACGAGCGGCCTGACTCCCAGTGTTCAGGACGGCGCCGTTTCTCTCAAGGTCGCGCACGTGGACCCGGCCAACAACTGGCACGTGCAGCTCAACCAGGTAAACGTGGCCCTGGTCGCCGGCCGGAAGTACACCCTGACCTTCACCGGCCGGGCCGACAGCCCCCGCAAGGTGGGCGTGGTTGTGGGTGAGCAGGGGGGCAGCTACGCCCGTTACCTGGATGCCAGTGCCGACCTGACGCCGACGGCTCAGCCCTACATCTACACCTTCACCTCGCCGGTCACGAACCCCAGCGCGCAACTGCAGATTCTGGGCGCGTCGGGGCAGGCGGGCGACGCCTACACTCTGACCTTCCGCGACTTCCGGCTGGCGCCCGCGAACTGA
- a CDS encoding class I SAM-dependent methyltransferase — translation MTSDLPAHAFRRVDETPDEAFYAQPRFVTHIDDGAIAAVTELYREYFPAGGDLLDLMSSWVSHLPPEVEYGRVEGLGMNHRELAANPRLSGYAVQNLNADAQLPYPDTSFDGCGLCVSVDYLTRPAEVLREVGRVLRPGAPVVITFSNRCFPTKAVRVWHELDDAGHLALVAEFLRQAGNFTGIQTLDRSPRRAGRLSGDPLYAVVGRAAGTQ, via the coding sequence ATGACCAGCGACCTTCCGGCCCACGCCTTTCGCCGCGTGGACGAGACGCCCGACGAGGCCTTCTACGCCCAGCCCCGCTTCGTGACCCATATCGACGACGGGGCGATTGCCGCCGTCACGGAGCTGTACCGTGAATATTTTCCGGCAGGCGGCGACCTGCTCGACCTCATGAGTTCCTGGGTCAGCCATCTGCCGCCCGAGGTCGAGTACGGCCGGGTGGAGGGCCTGGGCATGAACCACCGGGAACTCGCCGCCAACCCGCGCCTGAGCGGCTACGCGGTGCAGAACCTGAACGCAGACGCGCAGTTGCCCTACCCGGACACCAGTTTCGACGGCTGCGGCCTGTGCGTGTCGGTGGACTATCTCACCCGGCCGGCCGAGGTGCTGCGCGAGGTCGGCCGGGTGCTGCGGCCCGGCGCGCCGGTGGTCATCACCTTCTCCAACCGCTGCTTTCCGACCAAGGCCGTGCGGGTCTGGCACGAACTCGACGACGCCGGGCATCTCGCACTCGTCGCGGAGTTCCTGCGGCAGGCAGGCAACTTCACCGGAATCCAGACCCTCGACCGCAGTCCCCGCCGCGCCGGGCGCCTGAGCGGCGATCCGCTCTACGCGGTCGTGGGTCGCGCGGCCGGTACGCAGTAA
- a CDS encoding SDR family oxidoreductase, whose translation MSDDPASRTALIVGSTGLSGRTLAQLLTERGWTVYGLARKPAQDIPGLLPVAADLLDPRTLGPALAGVRPTHVFFTSWLRQETEALNIDVNSAMVRNLLDAVRPQGSVQHVALVTGLKHYLGPFDAYAQGESLPVTPLREDQPRLDLPNFYYAQEDEVYVGAARDGFTWSVHRPHTLIGKAVGNAMNLGTTLAVYASLCRASGQPFRWPGSGAQWSGLSDVTDARVLAEQLVWAAETPAAHDQAFNVVNGDVFRWSRLWGRIADWFGVEAAGFGGVVHTLEAELAGQGPAWAALAAQHGLAEPDLNRLASAWHTDLDLSRPIEVMTDMSRSRALGFSVYQNTEESFFDLFEQLRRDRLIP comes from the coding sequence ATGTCCGACGACCCCGCTTCACGTACTGCCCTCATCGTGGGGTCCACCGGTCTTTCGGGCCGCACGCTGGCCCAGCTGCTGACGGAACGCGGCTGGACCGTCTACGGCCTCGCCCGGAAGCCTGCACAGGATATTCCGGGCCTGTTGCCGGTCGCCGCCGACCTGCTCGACCCCCGTACCCTGGGTCCGGCGCTCGCGGGGGTGCGGCCCACCCACGTCTTTTTCACCTCGTGGTTGCGCCAGGAGACCGAGGCGCTGAATATCGATGTAAACAGCGCGATGGTCCGCAACCTGCTCGACGCCGTGCGGCCCCAGGGATCGGTACAGCATGTCGCGCTCGTCACGGGCCTCAAGCACTACCTGGGGCCGTTCGACGCCTATGCCCAGGGCGAGAGCTTGCCGGTCACGCCTCTGCGTGAGGACCAGCCGCGCCTGGACCTGCCCAACTTTTACTACGCCCAGGAGGACGAGGTCTACGTCGGCGCCGCGCGGGACGGCTTCACCTGGAGTGTCCACCGGCCCCACACCCTCATCGGGAAGGCGGTGGGCAACGCCATGAACCTGGGGACCACCCTGGCCGTCTACGCCTCGCTGTGCCGCGCCTCGGGGCAGCCCTTCCGGTGGCCGGGGTCGGGCGCCCAGTGGTCGGGCCTGTCGGACGTGACCGATGCCCGTGTGCTGGCCGAGCAGCTCGTGTGGGCGGCCGAGACGCCCGCCGCGCATGACCAGGCCTTCAACGTGGTCAACGGCGACGTGTTCCGTTGGAGCCGCCTGTGGGGGCGGATCGCCGACTGGTTCGGCGTCGAGGCGGCCGGGTTCGGCGGCGTGGTGCATACGCTGGAAGCTGAGCTGGCCGGGCAGGGGCCGGCATGGGCCGCTCTGGCGGCGCAGCATGGACTGGCCGAGCCGGACCTGAACCGCCTCGCCTCGGCGTGGCACACCGACCTCGACCTGAGTCGCCCCATCGAGGTGATGACTGACATGTCCCGCAGCCGCGCCCTGGGCTTTTCGGTGTACCAGAACACCGAGGAGTCGTTTTTCGACCTGTTCGAGCAGCTGCGCCGCGACCGCCTGATTCCCTGA
- a CDS encoding YafY family protein — protein MYDPSMRVLSVLELLQSRESVTGAELSRVLEVSPRSVQRYVARLQDLGIPVEGRRGVGGAYRLRPGFRLPPLMFSGEEALSLSLGLLALGHLGLRDLAPAADLAAAKLARTLPDTLREEVRALRQAVQLDAAPWVVTVEATHMGTLLTAMRQGRQIEFSYRSGRGEGSVRRADLYRAVHFDGRWYAVGHCHLRGERRSFRLDRMAGVRVLDDTFTPPADFDAVAWLRASLPAPAQAQGVSVWLGAPPESLRAQLSGWGTELLPEGGGSRLRGQRDHLDAFAGFLLGLGCEIRVDGPPELLRAVERVAARAQAVLAPPVQTA, from the coding sequence ATGTACGACCCGTCCATGCGCGTGCTGTCTGTGCTGGAGCTGCTCCAGTCGCGCGAGAGCGTGACCGGCGCCGAACTGAGCCGGGTGCTAGAGGTCAGCCCACGCAGCGTCCAGCGCTACGTGGCGCGCCTTCAGGACCTGGGGATTCCGGTCGAGGGCCGGCGGGGGGTGGGGGGCGCGTATCGCCTGCGTCCCGGCTTCCGGCTGCCGCCCCTGATGTTCAGCGGCGAGGAGGCCCTGAGCCTGTCGCTCGGGCTGCTGGCGCTGGGACACCTGGGCCTGCGCGATCTCGCCCCGGCGGCCGATCTCGCGGCGGCCAAGCTGGCGCGCACGCTGCCCGACACCCTGCGGGAGGAGGTGCGGGCGCTGCGCCAGGCCGTGCAGCTCGACGCCGCGCCCTGGGTCGTGACGGTCGAGGCCACGCACATGGGCACCCTCCTGACGGCGATGCGCCAGGGCCGGCAGATCGAGTTCAGCTACCGCTCGGGCCGGGGCGAGGGCAGCGTGCGGCGGGCCGACCTGTACCGCGCCGTGCACTTCGACGGCCGCTGGTACGCGGTCGGGCACTGCCATCTGCGCGGCGAGCGCCGGTCCTTCCGGCTCGACCGCATGGCCGGGGTGCGGGTGCTGGACGACACCTTTACCCCGCCCGCCGACTTCGACGCCGTGGCGTGGCTGCGCGCCTCGCTGCCGGCCCCAGCTCAGGCCCAGGGGGTCAGCGTCTGGCTGGGTGCTCCGCCCGAGAGCCTGCGGGCCCAGCTCTCGGGCTGGGGCACCGAACTTCTGCCCGAGGGCGGCGGCTCGCGCCTGCGGGGTCAGCGCGACCACCTCGACGCCTTCGCCGGCTTCCTGCTGGGTCTGGGCTGCGAGATCCGGGTGGACGGCCCGCCCGAACTGCTGCGGGCCGTCGAGCGCGTCGCGGCCCGTGCTCAGGCGGTCCTGGCCCCACCGGTCCAGACCGCCTGA
- a CDS encoding GH1 family beta-glucosidase, which produces MTTLTTPTGPLTAEAASRLTRRDFPQGFTFGVATSSFQIEGATSEDGRGPSIWDTFCRETGRIRDGSNGDVACDHYHRWEEDLDLIAGLGVDAYRFSVAWPRIQPTGSGPALTAGLDFYDRLTDGLMARGVEPHVTLYHWDLPQALQDAGGWVNRDTAHRFAEYAGIMAERLGDRVRSYATLNEPWCSSILSYLIGEHAPGLHDRRLALAAAHGLLLGHGLAVPEIRRHAPESQVGIVLNLTPQTPLSTNPADVRAARLADGMANRLFLDPLLRGEYPQDVFDEAGDDAPEVQPGDLETIGAACDFMGVNYYSRGVVGAQGSAVPEGAPVTDMGWEVYPQGLTDLLVRLKADYPNLPPLMITENGSAYADRLENGAVHDPERVAYLQTHLAALLDAVHAGVDLRGYFAWSLMDNFEWAWGYEKRFGLVYVDYATQERVLKDSARWYQGFLGGR; this is translated from the coding sequence ATGACCACCCTGACCACGCCCACCGGTCCCCTCACTGCCGAGGCCGCCAGCCGCCTGACCCGGCGCGATTTTCCGCAGGGATTCACCTTCGGGGTCGCCACGTCGTCCTTCCAGATCGAGGGCGCGACCTCCGAGGACGGACGCGGCCCGAGCATCTGGGACACGTTCTGCCGCGAGACCGGGCGCATCCGCGACGGCAGCAACGGCGACGTGGCCTGTGACCACTACCACCGCTGGGAAGAAGACCTCGACCTGATCGCTGGCCTGGGGGTGGACGCCTACCGCTTCAGCGTGGCGTGGCCGCGTATCCAGCCCACGGGCAGCGGGCCGGCGCTCACGGCGGGCCTGGACTTCTACGACCGCCTGACCGACGGCCTGATGGCGCGCGGGGTCGAGCCGCACGTCACGCTGTACCACTGGGACCTGCCGCAGGCCCTCCAGGACGCGGGCGGCTGGGTCAACCGCGACACCGCCCACCGCTTCGCCGAGTACGCCGGGATCATGGCCGAGCGCCTGGGCGACCGCGTCCGCAGCTACGCCACCCTGAACGAGCCGTGGTGCAGCAGCATCCTGAGCTACCTCATCGGCGAGCACGCGCCGGGCCTGCACGACCGCCGCCTCGCGCTGGCCGCGGCCCACGGGCTGCTGCTGGGGCACGGCCTAGCGGTGCCTGAGATCCGCCGTCACGCGCCGGAGTCGCAGGTGGGCATCGTGCTGAACCTTACGCCCCAGACCCCCCTGAGTACCAACCCGGCCGACGTGCGGGCCGCGCGCCTGGCCGACGGGATGGCCAACCGCCTGTTCCTCGACCCCCTGCTGCGCGGCGAGTACCCGCAGGACGTGTTCGACGAGGCTGGGGACGACGCCCCCGAGGTGCAGCCCGGCGACCTGGAGACCATCGGCGCCGCCTGCGATTTCATGGGCGTGAACTACTACTCGCGCGGCGTGGTGGGCGCGCAGGGCAGCGCCGTCCCCGAAGGCGCTCCCGTGACCGACATGGGCTGGGAGGTCTACCCGCAGGGCCTGACCGACCTGCTCGTCCGGCTCAAGGCCGATTACCCCAACCTGCCCCCGCTGATGATCACCGAGAACGGCTCGGCCTACGCCGACCGCCTGGAGAACGGCGCGGTGCATGACCCGGAGCGCGTCGCCTACCTCCAGACCCACCTCGCGGCCCTGCTGGACGCCGTGCACGCCGGAGTGGACCTGCGCGGCTACTTTGCCTGGAGCCTGATGGACAACTTCGAGTGGGCCTGGGGCTACGAGAAGCGTTTCGGGCTGGTGTACGTGGACTACGCGACCCAGGAACGTGTCCTGAAAGACAGCGCCCGCTGGTACCAGGGTTTCCTGGGCGGCCGCTGA
- the pdxY gene encoding pyridoxal kinase encodes MVASASLPLNLLSIQSWVSYGHVGNAAAMFPLQCLGIEVWAVNTVQFSNHTGYGAWTGTVFAPELVAELLDGIEARGALPSCDGVLSGYMGSEGTVAAVVAAVARVRQASPGALYCCDPVMGDVGRGVFVRPELPELIGAQAIPAADIVTPNQFELELLTGRKVDTLEHALEAARALRDRLNPGGPRIVVVTSLVRQDAPEGVIETLAVTGEGAWLCRTPLIDLDPPRNGTGDAIAALFFGQYLRSGGDVARALSLSMSALYALLELTHRLGTREIQLVAARDEYAAPGRVFGAEQIG; translated from the coding sequence ATGGTCGCTTCCGCCTCTCTGCCCCTGAATCTCCTGAGCATCCAGTCGTGGGTCAGCTACGGCCACGTCGGCAACGCCGCCGCCATGTTCCCGTTGCAGTGCCTGGGGATCGAGGTCTGGGCCGTGAATACGGTGCAGTTTTCCAACCACACCGGCTACGGCGCCTGGACCGGGACGGTGTTCGCCCCCGAACTCGTGGCCGAGCTCCTCGACGGTATCGAGGCGCGCGGCGCCCTGCCGAGCTGTGACGGTGTTCTGAGCGGCTACATGGGGTCCGAGGGTACGGTCGCCGCCGTCGTCGCGGCCGTCGCCCGCGTGCGGCAGGCCAGCCCCGGCGCGCTGTACTGCTGCGACCCCGTGATGGGCGACGTGGGGCGCGGCGTGTTCGTGCGTCCCGAACTGCCCGAACTGATTGGCGCGCAGGCGATTCCGGCGGCCGATATCGTCACGCCCAACCAGTTCGAACTCGAACTGCTCACCGGCCGGAAGGTGGACACGCTGGAGCACGCCCTGGAGGCGGCGCGCGCGCTGCGTGATCGCCTCAACCCCGGTGGGCCGCGCATTGTGGTCGTGACCAGCCTCGTGCGGCAGGACGCGCCGGAGGGCGTGATCGAGACGTTGGCCGTCACGGGTGAGGGCGCGTGGCTGTGCCGCACGCCGCTCATCGACCTCGACCCGCCGCGCAACGGCACCGGAGACGCTATTGCCGCGCTGTTCTTCGGCCAGTACCTGCGCTCCGGGGGCGACGTGGCCCGCGCCCTGTCACTCTCGATGAGTGCCCTGTACGCCCTGCTAGAGCTGACCCACCGCCTCGGCACCCGCGAGATCCAGCTCGTGGCCGCGCGCGACGAGTATGCCGCGCCGGGGCGGGTCTTCGGGGCCGAGCAGATCGGCTAG
- a CDS encoding N-acetylmuramoyl-L-alanine amidase, which produces MNIEQRPAHTGNYTAGRTAPIDRVVIHVADGSYAGTLAWFADPKCDTSAHYTIAADGRVGQSVNERATAWHSGDWAMNCRSVGIEHEGRQNLTNPWQPSASQLEASAQLVADICRRWSIPVDRAHIIGHNEVNPDRAARKNCPGTGWPWAAFIERVRALTNADVPAHLPSVKDDRTLRLFNPETNLQIGTVTLIGGTDKAYIPPDVLASLRK; this is translated from the coding sequence GTGAACATCGAGCAACGCCCCGCCCACACCGGCAACTACACCGCCGGACGCACCGCCCCCATAGACCGCGTAGTCATCCATGTAGCCGATGGCAGCTACGCCGGCACCCTCGCCTGGTTCGCAGACCCCAAGTGCGACACCTCAGCCCATTACACCATCGCCGCTGACGGCCGGGTGGGGCAGTCCGTCAACGAGCGCGCGACCGCCTGGCACTCCGGGGACTGGGCCATGAACTGCCGCAGTGTCGGCATTGAGCACGAGGGCCGTCAGAATTTGACGAACCCCTGGCAGCCCAGCGCGTCGCAGCTCGAAGCCAGCGCGCAACTGGTGGCCGACATCTGCCGCCGGTGGAGCATCCCTGTGGACCGGGCGCACATCATCGGCCACAACGAGGTCAACCCTGACCGGGCGGCCCGGAAGAACTGTCCCGGCACCGGCTGGCCGTGGGCGGCGTTCATCGAGCGCGTGCGCGCTCTGACGAATGCGGACGTGCCGGCCCACCTGCCCAGTGTGAAGGATGACCGGACCCTGCGCCTGTTCAACCCGGAGACGAATCTACAGATCGGGACCGTGACCCTGATCGGGGGGACGGACAAGGCGTACATCCCGCCGGATGTGCTGGCTTCCTTGCGCAAGTAG